The Pan paniscus chromosome 1, NHGRI_mPanPan1-v2.0_pri, whole genome shotgun sequence genome has a segment encoding these proteins:
- the LOC106634055 gene encoding small ribosomal subunit protein eS27-like, with protein sequence MTYAHENMPLAKDLLLPSPEEEKRKYKKKRLVQSPNSYFMDVKCPGCYKITTVFSHAQTVVLCVGCSTVLCQPTGGKARLTEGCSFRRKQH encoded by the coding sequence ATGACCTACGCACATGAGAACATGCCTCTCGCAAAGGatctccttcttccctctccagaagaggagaagaggaaataCAAGAAGAAACGCCTGGTGCAGAGCCCCAATTCCTACTTCATGGATGTGAAATGCCCAGGATGCTATAAAATCACCACGGTCTTTAGCCATGCACAAACGGTAGTTTTGTGTGTTGGCTGCTCCACTGTCCTCTGCCAGCCTACAGGAGGAAAAGCAAGGCTTACAGAAGGATGTTCCTTCAGGAGGAAGCAGCACTAA